Proteins co-encoded in one Nitratireductor kimnyeongensis genomic window:
- a CDS encoding LysR family transcriptional regulator: MIDDYRNLALFVAIADTGSLSAAGRRLKLSTSVVSHHLSRLEARLGVALFFRSTRSMSLTPEGRMALDAARRMVAAGEEALDALSATSGEPVGSLRIALPAFGERTRLRQALWSFVKQHPMVAITLHSSDAPADLIGDGFDLAIRLGTLADSSLKSRRIGDFGRVLVASRDYMAGRQWPGAVAELAALDFIGVTTIGDRITLIGKDESVTFEPEKVRLEVDTIASAKSAVVAGLGLRALPLSEVADEIASGELVRVLPDWSLPVLGIHAVWPDSGPQKALTRRLIDHFLADRSALMA, encoded by the coding sequence ATGATCGACGACTACCGCAACCTGGCTCTCTTCGTCGCGATCGCCGACACGGGAAGCCTGAGTGCCGCAGGTCGGCGGCTGAAACTATCGACATCTGTGGTCAGTCATCATCTCTCCCGGCTCGAGGCGAGGCTTGGCGTCGCTCTCTTCTTCCGTTCGACCCGGTCGATGTCGCTGACGCCGGAAGGCCGTATGGCGCTCGACGCCGCCCGCCGCATGGTTGCCGCCGGGGAAGAGGCGCTCGATGCGCTCAGTGCGACCAGCGGCGAGCCGGTTGGATCCCTTCGGATCGCGTTGCCGGCCTTCGGCGAACGAACCCGCCTCCGGCAGGCGCTCTGGAGCTTCGTCAAGCAGCACCCGATGGTCGCAATCACCCTGCACAGCAGCGACGCGCCGGCCGATCTGATCGGGGATGGGTTCGATCTGGCAATCCGGCTGGGGACGCTGGCGGACAGCAGCCTGAAGAGCCGGCGCATCGGCGATTTCGGTCGGGTTCTCGTCGCTTCGCGCGACTACATGGCCGGGCGGCAATGGCCCGGAGCCGTCGCGGAACTCGCAGCTCTCGATTTTATCGGCGTCACCACGATCGGCGACCGCATCACCCTCATCGGCAAGGACGAATCCGTCACTTTCGAGCCAGAGAAGGTCCGGCTCGAGGTGGACACGATCGCTTCGGCTAAATCCGCCGTCGTCGCGGGTCTTGGCCTGCGAGCCCTGCCGCTCAGCGAGGTCGCGGACGAGATCGCATCGGGAGAACTGGTCCGGGTTCTTCCGGATTGGTCTCTTCCGGTCCTGGGCATCCACGCCGTCTGGCCGGACAGTGGCCCGCAAAAGGCGCTGACCCGTCGTTTGATCGATCATTTCCTCGCTGACCGCAGCGCGTTGATGGCGTGA
- a CDS encoding DUF2218 domain-containing protein, producing the protein MPTTIATITTARASIYLQQLCKHFGHKVPVTFTTTDGSITLPFGTCDLTANGDTLTLSVTGEVDALDRLQHVIADHLLRFAFRENPEIRWRSASGENHAATV; encoded by the coding sequence ATGCCCACAACCATCGCGACGATCACCACCGCCCGCGCAAGCATCTACTTGCAGCAACTTTGCAAGCATTTCGGCCACAAGGTGCCCGTGACGTTCACGACCACCGACGGAAGCATCACGTTGCCGTTCGGGACCTGTGACCTGACCGCGAACGGCGATACGCTGACCCTCAGCGTGACCGGCGAAGTCGACGCCCTCGACCGTTTGCAGCACGTGATCGCCGATCACCTCCTCCGATTTGCGTTCCGGGAAAATCCGGAAATCCGGTGGCGTTCAGCGTCCGGAGAAAATCACGCCGCTACCGTCTGA
- a CDS encoding ester cyclase — protein MTVTLKTLIASAALAMAATGAFADDTASVTAFYDLLSNPGSAEEIAAFQAATADTWESVGDYSGATKSRDAFLGQMGGFGQLIPDLNWQIEAMHQDGNFVTVRSRATGTPVAQFFGVDGQGRSFDIMTIDIHEMQDGVIARSWHVEDWAGALRQLSSR, from the coding sequence ATGACCGTGACCCTCAAGACCCTCATCGCGTCCGCCGCGCTGGCCATGGCTGCTACCGGTGCCTTTGCCGACGATACCGCCAGCGTGACTGCGTTTTACGACCTGTTGAGCAATCCGGGCAGCGCGGAGGAGATTGCCGCCTTTCAGGCCGCGACCGCCGACACCTGGGAAAGTGTCGGCGACTATTCCGGCGCAACCAAATCGCGCGATGCCTTCCTGGGCCAGATGGGCGGCTTCGGCCAACTCATTCCCGACCTGAACTGGCAGATCGAGGCGATGCACCAGGATGGCAATTTCGTCACGGTGCGCAGCCGCGCCACCGGCACACCGGTTGCCCAGTTCTTTGGTGTCGACGGGCAAGGCCGCAGCTTTGACATCATGACGATCGACATCCACGAGATGCAGGACGGTGTCATTGCCCGGTCCTGGCACGTCGAGGATTGGGCGGGCGCGCTGCGCCAACTCTCGAGCCGATAA
- a CDS encoding NAD(P)H-binding protein gives MTIAVTAVSGQLGREIARNLIAMPEAGPVIGLARTPERSQDLGIEVRAGDYDKPDELAAALAGVDTVLLVSGMAAPDARIGQHRNVITAAKAAGVKKIVYTSIQGMEQGTAFSPVVQSNRQTEADIRASGLIWAIGRNGIYIEPDVDYIDIYRAKGEIANSAGDGKCGYTTRPELGFAYARLLTRPEFDGKVVDLHGTSITQIELAEHLNATFGTSLTYRRMTSEEYVADRTAELGPFFGPIIGGIYDGIRLGAFHKPGDFEAVAGRPHVTWNDYFWSLKA, from the coding sequence ATGACCATCGCCGTCACTGCCGTTTCCGGACAACTCGGGCGCGAGATCGCCAGGAACCTGATCGCAATGCCCGAGGCCGGGCCGGTTATAGGGCTCGCACGAACGCCCGAACGCTCGCAGGACCTGGGCATCGAGGTCCGCGCCGGGGACTATGACAAGCCCGATGAACTTGCGGCAGCGCTCGCCGGAGTCGACACGGTTCTATTGGTCTCGGGCATGGCCGCGCCGGACGCGCGTATAGGCCAGCACCGCAACGTGATCACCGCCGCGAAAGCCGCAGGAGTGAAAAAGATCGTCTATACCAGCATCCAAGGGATGGAGCAGGGAACCGCCTTTTCGCCCGTCGTGCAAAGCAACCGCCAGACCGAGGCCGACATTCGCGCCAGCGGACTGATCTGGGCCATCGGGCGGAACGGCATCTATATCGAGCCGGATGTCGACTATATCGACATCTACCGCGCAAAGGGCGAGATTGCCAACAGCGCGGGCGATGGCAAATGTGGGTATACGACACGGCCCGAACTCGGCTTTGCCTATGCAAGGCTGCTGACACGTCCGGAATTTGACGGAAAGGTCGTCGACCTGCACGGCACGTCGATCACGCAGATCGAACTGGCCGAGCATCTGAACGCCACTTTCGGCACAAGTCTGACCTATCGCCGCATGACATCCGAAGAATATGTCGCTGACCGGACCGCCGAACTTGGTCCGTTCTTCGGGCCGATCATCGGCGGGATCTACGACGGAATACGTCTCGGCGCCTTTCACAAGCCCGGCGATTTCGAGGCGGTCGCGGGCCGCCCGCATGTGACCTGGAACGACTACTTCTGGTCGCTGAAGGCGTGA
- a CDS encoding sulfite oxidase heme-binding subunit YedZ has translation MKALTTFLNHPYAFWVLLSLPVIPMLLGLGSGDLEAVRNVLHPSGEFAARFMIISMMITPLMMLFKDWRWPRWLMKRRRYLGVAAFGYAALHTVLYLVDEGVVAFTGSELSKLYIWTGWLAFLILVPLAVTSTDGWVRKLGSTWKSLQRLVYAAAVLTLLHWAALHDWGGIGPALVHFGPLALLEAYRVWWKMNRRRMRAGQSA, from the coding sequence ATGAAAGCGCTAACAACGTTTCTGAACCATCCCTACGCATTCTGGGTGTTGCTCAGCCTGCCCGTTATCCCGATGCTGCTCGGCCTGGGTTCGGGCGATCTCGAGGCGGTCAGGAACGTCCTGCACCCGTCTGGAGAATTCGCGGCACGGTTCATGATCATTTCGATGATGATCACGCCACTCATGATGCTGTTCAAGGATTGGCGCTGGCCGCGCTGGCTGATGAAGCGCCGCCGCTATCTGGGGGTTGCCGCCTTCGGCTACGCGGCGCTGCACACCGTTCTCTATCTGGTCGACGAGGGCGTGGTCGCCTTTACTGGCAGCGAATTGTCGAAGCTCTATATCTGGACCGGCTGGCTGGCCTTCCTCATCCTGGTGCCGCTTGCCGTCACGTCGACGGATGGCTGGGTCCGCAAGCTGGGATCGACCTGGAAGTCACTGCAACGGCTTGTCTATGCCGCCGCCGTCCTGACACTGCTCCACTGGGCGGCGCTGCATGACTGGGGCGGCATCGGGCCGGCGCTGGTTCACTTTGGCCCGCTTGCCCTGCTTGAGGCCTATCGTGTCTGGTGGAAGATGAACCGTCGCAGGATGCGCGCCGGGCAGTCTGCCTGA
- a CDS encoding DMT family transporter — translation MEKAETSVAGWGSGFFGIVIFSGSLPATRVAVADFSPLFLTSARAVIAALLGAALLASLRQARPQPSDVLSLVVVSAGVVIGFPLLTALALQHVTSAHSMVFIGLLPLATAIFGVLRGGERPKPMFWLFSCMGSVTVAVFALSNGGARSLTGDFLMIAAIILCGLGYAEGARLSRRLGGWQVISWALVLSAPMMLVLSLLTLPSSWESITAPAWLSLAYVSIFSMLVGFVFWYRGLALGGIAGVGQLQLLQPFFGLCLAGILLDEPIEVTMIAATGLIVIFVAFAKRFA, via the coding sequence ATGGAAAAAGCAGAAACATCGGTTGCAGGCTGGGGCAGCGGCTTCTTCGGCATTGTCATCTTCAGCGGTTCGCTGCCTGCAACGCGGGTCGCGGTGGCGGACTTTTCGCCGCTGTTTCTGACATCAGCGCGAGCAGTCATTGCGGCGCTGCTCGGCGCTGCCCTGCTCGCAAGTTTGCGGCAGGCGCGGCCGCAGCCTTCAGATGTCTTGTCTCTTGTGGTCGTTTCGGCTGGGGTTGTGATCGGGTTTCCGTTGTTGACAGCGCTCGCGCTTCAGCATGTTACGTCTGCGCACTCGATGGTCTTCATCGGATTGTTGCCGCTCGCGACAGCCATATTCGGCGTTCTGCGTGGTGGAGAGCGGCCGAAACCGATGTTCTGGCTGTTTTCCTGCATGGGAAGCGTAACAGTGGCCGTCTTCGCGCTTTCCAATGGCGGGGCAAGATCGCTCACCGGTGATTTTCTGATGATTGCAGCGATCATTCTGTGCGGTCTTGGCTATGCGGAAGGCGCAAGACTGTCACGTCGTCTGGGCGGATGGCAGGTTATTTCGTGGGCGCTTGTTCTCTCGGCTCCCATGATGCTGGTGCTGTCGCTTTTAACCCTTCCCTCCTCATGGGAGAGCATTACGGCACCTGCTTGGCTGAGCCTCGCCTACGTGTCCATCTTTTCCATGCTGGTGGGCTTTGTGTTCTGGTATCGCGGGCTTGCCTTGGGCGGCATAGCGGGCGTCGGACAGTTGCAACTGCTCCAACCGTTCTTCGGTCTCTGTCTCGCGGGCATTCTGTTGGACGAGCCCATCGAAGTGACCATGATCGCCGCCACCGGGCTGATCGTCATTTTCGTGGCGTTTGCGAAGAGGTTTGCCTGA
- a CDS encoding PLP-dependent aminotransferase family protein encodes MKAIRGKIANRALGPGDRLPSIRAFAKTMQVSPSTVVEAYDRLAADGDIRAKRGSGFYVSTTALPPLTLAEDLPRTERAVDPFWVSRQSLDADPTTVKPGCGWLPADWMPHEDLRRALRNVARGEGPVLSDYGSTRGSIALRRLLMGRFADEGIEVFSEQLMLAGSGTQAVDLVCRFFLRPGDTVLVDDPCYFNFRALLRAHQVKVVSVPYTRSGPDIPSFEATLAAERPRLYLTNSALHNPTGATLSANTAHRLLNEAAAHDLIIVEDDIFADFEPEPSVRLAALDGLNRVIRIGSFSKTLSASARCGYIAARPDWIADLVDLQVATSFGGPSPVAAQLISGVLASGSYRKHMEGLRRRLAGARQKTVDTLRPLGIEPWLMPRGGFYLWCRLPDGYDSADVARTSLAKGVVLAPGNVFSASQTATSFMRFNVAHCDDPIVAEILQQSLQRCAPSSL; translated from the coding sequence ATGAAGGCGATCCGGGGAAAAATCGCGAACCGCGCACTCGGCCCAGGGGACAGGCTGCCGTCAATCCGGGCTTTTGCGAAAACCATGCAGGTTTCCCCCTCCACGGTCGTCGAAGCCTATGACCGGCTCGCGGCGGACGGGGATATTCGCGCCAAGCGGGGTTCGGGGTTCTACGTATCCACCACCGCCCTGCCACCACTGACACTGGCGGAGGATCTGCCTCGAACGGAGCGTGCCGTCGATCCTTTCTGGGTGTCTCGCCAGTCGCTTGATGCTGACCCTACGACTGTCAAACCCGGCTGCGGCTGGCTTCCGGCGGATTGGATGCCCCATGAGGACTTGCGTCGCGCATTGAGGAACGTCGCCAGGGGAGAGGGGCCGGTTTTATCGGATTATGGTAGCACCCGCGGCTCGATTGCGCTGCGTCGTCTCCTGATGGGGCGCTTTGCCGACGAAGGTATCGAAGTATTTTCCGAGCAGCTCATGCTGGCAGGATCTGGCACGCAAGCGGTGGATCTCGTGTGTCGCTTCTTTCTTCGGCCCGGCGATACCGTTCTGGTCGATGATCCCTGCTACTTCAACTTTCGAGCCCTGTTGCGCGCGCACCAAGTGAAGGTTGTCAGCGTTCCCTATACCCGCTCGGGACCGGATATTCCTTCCTTTGAGGCAACGCTCGCTGCGGAACGTCCGCGCCTCTATCTCACCAACTCGGCACTTCACAATCCCACGGGGGCGACGCTCTCCGCGAATACGGCACATCGTTTGCTCAATGAAGCTGCTGCCCATGATCTGATTATTGTCGAAGACGACATCTTCGCAGATTTCGAGCCCGAACCTTCAGTGAGATTGGCGGCATTGGACGGGCTCAACCGCGTGATCCGTATAGGCAGTTTTTCCAAGACGCTCTCGGCATCGGCACGCTGCGGCTATATCGCCGCCCGGCCAGACTGGATCGCTGACCTTGTGGACCTGCAGGTAGCGACCAGTTTTGGAGGTCCGAGCCCGGTGGCGGCGCAGTTGATCAGCGGTGTTTTGGCGAGTGGAAGCTATCGCAAGCACATGGAAGGGTTGCGCCGACGCCTTGCGGGCGCAAGGCAGAAAACCGTCGACACGCTGCGCCCCCTCGGCATCGAACCCTGGCTGATGCCACGCGGGGGCTTCTACCTCTGGTGCCGGTTGCCAGACGGTTACGATTCCGCCGACGTGGCGCGCACGAGCCTGGCCAAAGGTGTTGTTCTTGCGCCGGGGAACGTGTTCAGCGCTTCGCAGACTGCGACCAGTTTCATGCGCTTCAACGTTGCCCACTGTGATGACCCGATCGTCGCGGAAATTCTCCAACAATCCCTTCAAAGGTGCGCTCCCAGCAGCCTTTGA